AATAATCGATTGTCTTTTCAGAGAATTCTGTGTTCTGTTTCTGAGCCCCTTGGATGAAAATTTCAATATTGGGGATTTGTGAAGCATATAAGTATTGTTTTGCGGAAATGTTCTCTGTGGATTTTTTCTTAAGTTTCTTTTTGATCCTTTTAAAAATTGATTCAGCAAAATGTCTGCTTGTGGTGTATTTTCCGCCTGCTGCGGTGATGAGGCCTTGGATTCCATCCCGCGAATGATCATAAAGTTCTGACCTTCTGGATGCAGAATAGGTATCATCCGAACTTTCGATGAGTGGACGAAGACCGCCATATGCAAATACCACATCATCTATCGACAACTTCTCCTTAATATGAGATGTTTCATTGATATAATCGATAAACTCGAGGATACTTTCTTTGGTCAGTTTCCAATCTTCCACATTCCCAAAATAAGATTTTTCAGTTGGCCCAATCATCGAATGTCCTCGCCAAGGGGCAAAACTAAAATGACCTTTCTCTCCCACATAAAGTGTCATCAAGTTTGTTAACTTTTTTGTGATGATATAAATTCCTTCCGACCTTTTTTTCGGCATGGGCTGCTCTGTTTTCGGAGATTTAGAAAGTATATTATGAGTCCAAGGACCTGAAGCATTGATCGTTACCTTAGAACGAATTTGGTATTTTTTTTGCGACAAAGCATCGTGGACTTGAATCCCTACAACCGCATTCTCATGCCAAATCAAATCATCAACAACCGTGTAGTTCGCAATTTTGGCACCATACGAAACAGCAGATTTCAAAAAACTAAGAGTTAATCTTTCTGGACTCAAACAAATGGCATCATAAAAGAAAGCAGCATCTTCAAAATCACCTAAATTCTGTTCCAAGAGTTCTTTTCGTTTCAAGTATTTATGATTGGGAATTTGTTTGGACTCATCCCAAGTCCACTTACTATCAAAAGAAAGAAGATCATAAACAAAAAGTCCAATCCTTGCTATGAGTCCGGGTTTTGGGAGTACCATTGGGTAGGGATATACTAAATTAGGTGCAATATTAGAAAGTATCCTTCTTTCTTTTAATGCTTCTCTGACAAGGCCGATTTCAAATTGTTTTAGATAACGAAGCCCGCCATGAATTAATTTTCCCGTGGCAGCAGAGGTGGCTCCACCAAAATCTTTTTTTTCAATAAGAGCAACCGTATAACCACGGCTTGCTGCTTCGTATGCCAAGGTGGCGCCGGTGATTCCTCCTCCGATGATTGTGACATCAAATTCTTCACCGTTATATGAATCGATAAAACGATCTAACTTTAAATTCATACCTTACCGCCATTTGCCACCAAACGAGTGATTTGTGTTTTTAAACTTTCTCTTTCACTTTCAATATTCCATAGACCCAATCGAAGGATGAGCGCAGGCAGTCTCCAAGCAGCAATCTGGGCATCAGTCATCCCACTTAAATTCTTATAT
This genomic stretch from Leptospira meyeri harbors:
- a CDS encoding glycerol-3-phosphate dehydrogenase/oxidase; the encoded protein is MNLKLDRFIDSYNGEEFDVTIIGGGITGATLAYEAASRGYTVALIEKKDFGGATSAATGKLIHGGLRYLKQFEIGLVREALKERRILSNIAPNLVYPYPMVLPKPGLIARIGLFVYDLLSFDSKWTWDESKQIPNHKYLKRKELLEQNLGDFEDAAFFYDAICLSPERLTLSFLKSAVSYGAKIANYTVVDDLIWHENAVVGIQVHDALSQKKYQIRSKVTINASGPWTHNILSKSPKTEQPMPKKRSEGIYIITKKLTNLMTLYVGEKGHFSFAPWRGHSMIGPTEKSYFGNVEDWKLTKESILEFIDYINETSHIKEKLSIDDVVFAYGGLRPLIESSDDTYSASRRSELYDHSRDGIQGLITAAGGKYTTSRHFAESIFKRIKKKLKKKSTENISAKQYLYASQIPNIEIFIQGAQKQNTEFSEKTIDYLVRHYGLQYEIILELARKTKNLAAVLNADGEILAEVVYVIRYEMAKSLSDIFLRRTGLGTLGILSDEIMKAIIDTAAAEWNWSEETKKKETESIYKILKLPV